In Gossypium hirsutum isolate 1008001.06 chromosome D06, Gossypium_hirsutum_v2.1, whole genome shotgun sequence, one genomic interval encodes:
- the LOC107889882 gene encoding lysine-specific demethylase JMJ30 — protein MSSPAANIATAISTPTLDSESPALLQSITSHGGYAFTRMATLAAAGDQRAAEAACEMAWEQLHSGPWHSVLPVWRDAYSMACLHVAKFHFSNGEFRDALRSLDMGIIMGGPLLRKDLDSAIEVVLAAKSRHYHNGVADDDKEGHGEAGSRLLVSPQEFDKSEVLQILPIRSLSSKIVGKRSALSLEAFLCEYFLSGSPVIITDCMAHWPARTRWNDMDYLRRIAGDRTVPVEVGKNYLCSEWKQELVTFSEFLERVQSTGCSSKAPTYLAQHQLFDQINDLRKDISIPDYCCAGGGELRSLNAWFGPAGTVTPLHHDPHHNILAQVVGKKYVRLYSATYSEELYPYSETMLYNSSQVDLDNIDEVEFPKLRDLEFIDCILEEGEMLYIPPKWWHYVRSLTTSFSVSYWWSTDSGSSMVS, from the exons ATGTCCTCCCCCGCCGCCAACATCGCCACCGCCATTTCAACCCCAACTCTAGACTCCGAGTCTCCTGCCCTCCTCCAATCCATCACCTCCCATGGAGGCTACGCTTTTACCCGCATGGCCACTTTAGCCGCTGCCGGCGACCAACGCGCTGCCGAGGCCGCATGTGAGATGGCCTGGGAGCAACTTCACTCCGGTCCTTGGCACTCTGTTCTCCCCGTCTGGCGTGACGCTTACTCCATGGCCTGCCTACATGTGGCCAAATTCCATTTCTCCAATGGTGAGTTCAGAGATGCTCTTAGGTCTTTGGACATGGGCATCATAATGGGCGGTCCTTTGCTTAGGAAAGATTTGGACTCCGCAATCGAAGTCGTTTTGGCCGCCAAGTCCAGGCACTATCATAACGGAGTAGCTGATGATGATAAAGAAGGTCACGGAGAGGCAGGGTCCCGATTGCTGGTTTCTCCACAGGAGTTCGATAAGTCCGAG GTGCTACAAATTTTACCAATAAGGTCATTGTCTTCCAAGATTGTGGGGAAGAGGTCCGCCCTATCTTTGGAGGCATTTCTATGTGAATATTTCCTCTCAGGTTCTCCAGTTATAATTACTGATTGTATGGCTCACTGGCCAGCTAGGACAAGGTGGAATGATATGGATTATTTAAGAAGGATTGCTGGTGATCGTACTGTCCCAGTTGAG GTAGGAAAAAACTACTTGTGTTCAGAGTGGAAGCAAGAGCTTGTTACATTTTCCGAGTTTCTTGAGAGGGTTCAATCTACAGGCTGCAGTAGTAAGGCCCCTACATATTTGGCACAACACCAATTGTTTGATCAG ATAAATGATTTGCGGAAAGACATTTCTATTCCAGACTATTGTTGTGCTGGTGGTGGGGAGCTGAGATCTCTCAATGCATGGTTTGGTCCAGCTGGGACGGTTACACCTTTGCACCATGATCCACACCATAATATCCTTGCTCAG GTTGTTGGTAAGAAGTATGTGAGACTCTACTCTGCTACATATTCTGAGGAGCTTTACCCATACAGCGAAACCATGCTCTACAATTCCAGCCAG GTTGATCTGGACAACATAGATGAGGTAGAGTTTCCAAAGTTGCGTGACTTAGAATTCATAGACTGCATTTTAGAGGAAGGTGAAATGCTTTATATCCCACCGAAATGGTGGCATTATGTGAGATCATTAACGACAAGTTTTTCAGTCAGCTATTGGTGGAGTACTGATTCTGGAAGTTCAATGGTGTCTTAG